A single genomic interval of Daucus carota subsp. sativus chromosome 1, DH1 v3.0, whole genome shotgun sequence harbors:
- the LOC108195365 gene encoding protein S40-1 — MADQEFQEFQESDIIFGENDREDRYDQRARDMWHQHVNSKKPKRNKKKKNSRPVNIPENASAPGKNSPWFYENGEFYEEDEDVSITPPHVILGRRMNGKMAFSVNTGSGRTLKGRELSYVRNSILRMTGFLES, encoded by the coding sequence ATGGCCGATCAAGaattccaagaatttcaagaatctgatataatttttggcgAAAATGATAGAGAAGACCGATATGATCAAAGAGCTAGAGATATGTGGCACCAACATGTGAATTCCAAGAAGCCGAAGaggaacaagaagaagaagaattcaCGGCCGGTGAACATACCGGAAAATGCTTCTGCACCGGGGAAAAATTCTCCGTGGTTCTACGAGAACGGAGAATTTTatgaggaagatgaagatgtgAGTATAACGCCGCCCCACGTGATACTGGGGCGGCGGATGAACGGGAAGATGGCGTTCTCGGTGAACACCGGGAGTGGGAGAACATTGAAGGGAAGGGAATTAAGTTATGTCCGGAATTCAATTCTAAGGATGACTGGCTTTCTTGAATCGTAA
- the LOC108226844 gene encoding subtilisin-like protease SBT5.6 produces the protein MFNSLVFNMKQVLFVPLLLLLPLLAFSADTKVYIVYFGEHSGEKALHEIEEDHHSYLFSVKKTEEEARASLLYSYKNIFNGFAASLTPEEAAKLSEKEEVVLVIESQPDKYSLQTTRSWEFSGVEETKAWSFVKNKGDNLLLKSKYGKDVIIGILDSGVWPESKSFSDEAMGPIPESWKGICQTGDNFTTKHCNRKIIGARYYLKGYQKFYGTLNRTLDYQSPRDKDGHGSHTASTAAGRVVPKVSALGGFAYGTASGGAPLARLAIYKVCWPIPKKGKEEGNTCTEIDMLAAMDDAVADGVHVISLSIGTQKPVAYDQDALAIGALHAAKKNIVVSCSAGNSGPSPATLSNPAPWVITVGASSLDRSFIAPVILGNGMKVEGQTVTPYKLKRKMYPLVHAAQVLDHSFDPKNSTAMQCLPGSLSPQKARGKIVFCLRGNGTRIGKGLEVKRVGAAGYILGNSPANGAELAVDCHVLPATAVTSEDAIKISKYINSTKNPTAYIVRAVTKLYSKPAPYMAAFTSRGPNVISPDILKPDITAPGLNILAAWTEGNSPTKLESDTRVVKYNILSGTSMSCPHVAGVAALLRAAHPSWSNAAIRSAIMTSAGLLNNEGRLITDASQITLADPFQYGSGHFRPELAADPGLVYDATHKDYLLFLCASGLKVVDPVYKCPKNPPATYNLNYPSLAIPNLNGTKIVKRTVTNVGGSKGVYFVRVNPPIGYSVKVFPPVLVFSHVGQQKSFTITVKANKKKAEKSGDYSFGWYTWTDGFHIVRSPMAVSSA, from the exons ATGTTTAATTCTTTAGTCTTTAATATGAAGCAAGTTTTGTTTGTGCCATTATTACTATTACTTCCTCTCTTAGCTTTCTCTGCTGACACAAAG GTGTACATAGTTTATTTTGGTGAGCATAGTGGAGAGAAAGCTCTGCATGAGATTGAGGAAGACCATCACTCATACTTGTTTTCTGTGAAGAAAACTGAGGAAGAAGCCAGAGCTTCTCTTCTCTATAGCTACAAGAACATCTTCAATGGTTTCGCGGCTTCGCTTACTCCTGAAGAAGCCGCCAAGTTATCCG AAAAAGAAGAAGTGGTATTGGTGATTGAGAGCCAGCCAGACAAGTACTCACTGCAGACTACAAGGTCATGGGAGTTTTCAGGGGTAGAAGAAACAAAAGCATGGAGCTTTGTGAAGAACAAGGGAGACAACTTGCTATTAAAATCCAAATATGGGAAAGATGTTATTATTGGGATTTTGGATTCTG GTGTGTGGCCTGAGTCAAAGAGCTTTAGTGATGAAGCAATGGGACCTATTCCAGAGTCTTGGAAAGGAATCTGCCAAACTGGTGATAATTTTACCACCAAACATTGTAATAG gaaAATAATTGGAGCTAGGTACTACCTGAAAGGCTATCAGAAGTTCTATGGCACTCTGAACAGGACCCTGGATTATCAATCACCGCGTGACAAGGATGGCCATGGAAGTCATACAGCATCGACTGCAGCAGGGCGGGTTGTCCCTAAAGTCTCTGCGCTTGGTGGCTTTGCCTATGGCACAGCCTCAGGAGGTGCACCACTTGCCCGTTTAGCAATCTACAAAGTTTGCTGGCCAATACCTAAGAAgggaaaagaagaaggaaacaCATGCACGGAGATAGACATGCTAGCAGCCATGGATGATGCAGTGGCTGATGGCGTTCATGTTATAAGTCTTTCCATTGGTACACAAAAACCTGTGGCATATGATCAAGATGCTCTAGCCATCGGAGCGCTTCATGCTGCTAAAAAGAACATTGTGGTGTCCTGCAGTGCTGGCAATTCTGGTCCTTCCCCAGCAACATTGTCTAATCCAGCTCCTTGGGTTATTACAGTTGGTGCAAGCAGCTTGGATCGCTCTTTCATTGCCCCGGTTATACTTGGAAATGGCATGAAAGTTGAG GGACAAACAGTGACTCCATACAAGCTGAAAAGAAAGATGTACCCACTAGTTCATGCAGCACAAGTACTTGATCATAGCTTTGACCCGAAAAATTCTACAGCAAT GCAATGCTTACCAGGATCTCTATCACCTCAGAAGGCCAGAGGGAAAATTGTCTTTTGCTTGAGAGGAAATGGAACAAGAATTGGAAAAGGCCTGGAGGTGAAAAGGGTTGGTGCTGCTGGTTATATCTTGGGGAACAGCCCTGCAAACGGAGCAGAGTTGGCTGTTGATTGTCATGTTCTCCCTGCGACAGCAGTCACTTCAGAAGACGCCATAAAAATTTCCAAGTACATTAATTCTACAAAGAATCCAACGGCGTATATTGTGCGTGcagtcacaaaattatatagtaAACCTGCACCTTACATGGCTGCCTTCACCAGCAGGGGGCCAAACGTGATTTCACCTGACATTCTCAAG CCTGATATCACAGCTCCAGGTCTGAATATATTGGCAGCATGGACTGAAGGAAATTCGCCTACCAAGCTGGAAAGTGATACTCGAGTTGTCAAGTATAACATACTCTCTGGAACTTCTATGTCTTGCCCTCATGTGGCTGGCGTCGCTGCATTACTTAGAGCTGCCCATCCTAGTTGGAGCAATGCTGCCATAAGATCTGCTATTATGACCTCAG CTGGACTACTGAACAACGAAGGTAGGCTCATAACTGATGCATCCCAAATAACCTTAGCAGATCCCTTCCAGTATGGCTCCGGCCATTTCAGGCCAGAACTGGCAGCAGATCCTGGACTGGTATACGATGCTACACATAAAGATTATCTTCTCTTCCTCTGCGCTTCTGGACTAAAAGTCGTCGATCCAGTCTACAAGTGTCCAAAAAATCCACCTGCCACATACAATCTCAACTATCCTTCCCTGGCAATTCCAAACCTCAATGGCACCAAAATTGTCAAGAGAACAGTCACCAATGTTGGCGGCAGCAAGGGCGTCTACTTTGTCAGGGTTAACCCGCCTATCGGATACTCTGTAAAGGTCTTTCCACCTGTGTTGGTTTTTAGTCATGTTGGCCAGCAGAAGAGTTTCACCATAACAGTGAAAGCAAATAAAAAGAAGGCTGAAAAGAGTGGTGACTACTCATTTGGATGGTATACATGGACTGATGGATTCCACATTGTGAGAAGTCCCATGGCTGTGTCATCTGCATAG
- the LOC108211133 gene encoding alpha,alpha-trehalose-phosphate synthase [UDP-forming] 1 isoform X2: protein MQGELQTTDMSSGKENHDSAILRSRLERVLREKEFKKSNRSFNANEEGNDFKGDNGTVEEGQNLINEDWINVEQLFEGIIEATVLNDYKQNVQKGKPPKQRLLVVANRLPVGARRKGEDSWKVEVNVGGLVSALMGIDEFEVRWIGWVGVNVPDETGQKSLTRALAEKRCIPVFLDEEIVHQYYNGYCNNILWTLFHYLGLPQEDRLATTRSFQSQFDAYKRANKIFADVVNEHYKDGDIVWCHDYHLMFLPQYLKENNSKMKVGWFLHTPFPSSEIHKTLPSRSELLKSVLAADLVGFHTYDYARHFVSACTRILGLEGTPDGVEDQGKITRVAAFPIGIDPDRFIKALELPQVKDEIQRLKEKFSNRKVMLGVDRLDTMKGIPQKILAFEKFLEENPNWHDRVVLIQIAVPTRTDVPEYQKLTCQVHEIVGHVNGKYGTLTAVPLHHLDQTLDFHKLCALYAVTDVALVTSLRDGMNLVSYEYVACQASKKGVLILSEFAGAAQSLGAGAILVNPWNITEVAASISYALNMPDDEREKRHDHNFMHVTTHTSQQWAENFLSELEDTVAEAQRRTKQIPPPLPSKDVVESFSQTNNRLLILGFYATLTEQLDAHGIRIDQFKEMQLQLHPDLKDPLKKLCDDPRTTVVVLSGSDRSVLDENFGEFNMWLAAEHGMFLRSTQGEWMTTMPECLQMDWVDSVKHVFEYFTERTPRSYFELRETSLVWNYKYTDIEFGKLQSKDMLQHLWTGPISNASVEVVQGGRSVEVRAAGVTKGASIDRILGEILHRNDANSPIDHVLCIGHFLPKDEDIYTFFEPELSALPASTARISSASPVSGVASNHPAHKIHHPFPSPVKNISSNMNGNDTGMRGPTASVLDLNSENYISCTVGRKRSNARYLLNSSADVVSLLEELAESLNS from the exons ATGCAGGGGGAATTGCAGACAACTGATATGTCTTCTGGAAAGGAAAATCATGACTCTGCTATTCTGCGGAGTAGACTGGAGAGGGTTTTGCGAGAAAAAGAATTTAAGAAATCCAATAGGTCTTTCAATGCAAACGAGGAAGGGAATGATTTTAAAGGGGATAATGGCACTGTTGAGGAAGGCCAAAACTTAATTAATGAGGACTGGATCAATGTTGAACAGTTATTTGAAGGAATCATAGAGGCAACAGTTCTGAATGATTATAAGCAGAATGTGCAAAAGGGCAAGCCTCCAAAACAACGTTTGTTGGTGGTTGCAAACAGGCTACCTGTAGGTGCAAGGAGGAAGGGGGAAGACTCATGGAAAGTAGAAGTAAATGTAGGGGGACTAGTCAGTGCACTCATGG GCATTGATGAATTTGAAGTTAGATGGATTGGATGGGTTGGTGTGAATGTTCCTGATGAGACTGGACAAAAATCACTTACTCGTGCTCTAGCAGAGAAG AGATGCATACCAGTTTTTCTTGATGAAGAGATTGTTCATCAATATTACAATGGCTACTGTAACAACATCTTGTGGACACTTTTTCATTATCTTGGCCTTCCACAGGAAGATCGTCTTGCCACAACCCGTAGTTTCCAGTCCCAGTTTGATGCATATAAGAGAGCCAACAAAATATTTGCAGATGTGGTCAATGAACATTATAAGGACGGCGATATTGTCTGGTGCCATGATTACCATCTCATGTTTCTTCCCCAATACCTTAAGGAGAATAACAGCAAGATGAAAGTTGGTTGGTTTCTCCACACACCTTTTCCTTCTTCAGAAATTCACAAGACACTGCCATCTCGGTCAGAGTTACTGAAATCAGTTCTAGCTGCTGATTTAGTCgg CTTTCACACTTATGACTATGCGAGGCACTTTGTAAGTGCTTGTACTCGGATTCTTGGGCTTGAAGGCACACCTGATGGAGTTGAGGATCAAGGGAAGATTACTCGTGTGGCTGCG TTTCCCATTGGGATAGATCCTGATCGATTCATAAAAGCTCTTGAACTCCCCCAAGTGAAGGATGAAATTCAACGACTAAAAGAGAAATTCTCTAATCGCAAG GTTATGCTGGGAGTTGATCGTCTTGATACAATGAAAGGCATTCCTCAGAAGATTTTGGCATTTGAAAAGTTTCTGGAAGAAAATCCAAATTGGCATGATCGAGTAGTTTTGATACAAATTGCTGTTCCAACAAGGACAGATGTTCCTGAGT ATCAAAAGCTCACATGCCAAGTTCATGAAATTGTTGGACACGTTAATGGAAAATATGGAACTCTTACAGCTGTTCCGCTTCATCACTTG GATCAAACTCTCGACTTTCACAAATTATGTGCACTCTATGCTGTAACTG ATGTTGCACTTGTTACATCCCTGAGAGATGGAATGAATCTTGTCAGCTATGAGTATGTAGCCTGCCAAGCATCCAAAAAAGGTGTTTTAATCCTTAGCGAG TTTGCAGGTGCAGCACAGTCTCTTGGTGCTGGAGCGATATTGGTAAACCCATGGAACATTACTGAAGTTGCTGCTTCAATTAGCTATGCTTTAAATATGCCAGATGATGAAAGGGAGAAACGGCACGACCACAACTTCATGCATGTGACCACTCATACATCCCAACAATGGGCTGAAAACTTTTTGAG TGAACTAGAAGATACTGTTGCTGAAGCTCAGCGGAGAACAAAACAAATTCCACCACCTCTTCCAAGTAAAGATGTAGTCGAAAGTTTTTCACAAACGAATAATCGGTTACTGATACTG GGTTTCTATGCAACACTAACTGAACAACTAGATGCTCATGGTATAAGGATTGACCAGTTCAAAGAAATGCAGCTTCAACTGCACCCAGATCTAAAAGACCCATTGAAGAAGCTTTGTGATGATCCGAGGACTACAGTTGTGGTTCTTAGTGGGAGTGATAGGAGCGTCTTGGACGAG AACTTTGGCGAATTCAATATGTGGTTGGCAGCAGAGCATGGCATGTTTTTACGTTCTACGCAGGGAGAATGGATGACAACGATGCCAGAATGTTTGCAAATGGACTGGGTTGACAGTGTTAAG CATGTGTTCGAGTATTTTACTGAGAGGACCCCCCGTTCCTATTTTGAGCTTCGTGAGACTTCACTTGTTTGGAATTACAAGTACACAG ATATTGAGTTTGGGAAGCTTCAATCAAAGGATATGTTGCAGCATTTGTGGACTGGTCCAATCTCCAATGCTTCTGTTGAAGTTGTTCAAGGTGGCCGTTCTGTTGAGGTCCGAGCAGCTGGTGTGACTAAG GGTGCATCAATTGATCGTATATTAGGAGAGATACTACATCGCAATGATGCTAATTCTCCCATCGACCATGTTTTGTGTATCGGCCACTTTTTGCCAAAG GATGAAGATATCTATACCTTTTTTGAGCCAGAGCTTTCTGCTCTACCTGCAAGTACAGCAAGAATCAGTTCAGCGAGTCCCGTCAGCGGAGTTGCTTCAAACCATCCTGCGCATAAAATTCATCATCCTTTTCCATCCCCCGTGAAGAACATAAGCAGCAACATGAACGGAAATGATACGGGAATGCGAGGGCCAACGGCATCTGTTCTGGATCTTAATAGCGAGAATTATATCTCATGTACGGTTGGACGAAAGCGCTCAAATGCCCGGTATCTTCTTAATTCTTCAGCAGATGTCGTCTCTCTACTAGAGGAACTTGCAGAGTCACTAAATAGCTAG
- the LOC108211133 gene encoding alpha,alpha-trehalose-phosphate synthase [UDP-forming] 1 isoform X1 yields the protein MIKSSQNMQGELQTTDMSSGKENHDSAILRSRLERVLREKEFKKSNRSFNANEEGNDFKGDNGTVEEGQNLINEDWINVEQLFEGIIEATVLNDYKQNVQKGKPPKQRLLVVANRLPVGARRKGEDSWKVEVNVGGLVSALMGIDEFEVRWIGWVGVNVPDETGQKSLTRALAEKRCIPVFLDEEIVHQYYNGYCNNILWTLFHYLGLPQEDRLATTRSFQSQFDAYKRANKIFADVVNEHYKDGDIVWCHDYHLMFLPQYLKENNSKMKVGWFLHTPFPSSEIHKTLPSRSELLKSVLAADLVGFHTYDYARHFVSACTRILGLEGTPDGVEDQGKITRVAAFPIGIDPDRFIKALELPQVKDEIQRLKEKFSNRKVMLGVDRLDTMKGIPQKILAFEKFLEENPNWHDRVVLIQIAVPTRTDVPEYQKLTCQVHEIVGHVNGKYGTLTAVPLHHLDQTLDFHKLCALYAVTDVALVTSLRDGMNLVSYEYVACQASKKGVLILSEFAGAAQSLGAGAILVNPWNITEVAASISYALNMPDDEREKRHDHNFMHVTTHTSQQWAENFLSELEDTVAEAQRRTKQIPPPLPSKDVVESFSQTNNRLLILGFYATLTEQLDAHGIRIDQFKEMQLQLHPDLKDPLKKLCDDPRTTVVVLSGSDRSVLDENFGEFNMWLAAEHGMFLRSTQGEWMTTMPECLQMDWVDSVKHVFEYFTERTPRSYFELRETSLVWNYKYTDIEFGKLQSKDMLQHLWTGPISNASVEVVQGGRSVEVRAAGVTKGASIDRILGEILHRNDANSPIDHVLCIGHFLPKDEDIYTFFEPELSALPASTARISSASPVSGVASNHPAHKIHHPFPSPVKNISSNMNGNDTGMRGPTASVLDLNSENYISCTVGRKRSNARYLLNSSADVVSLLEELAESLNS from the exons atgATCAAGTCTTCTCAG AATATGCAGGGGGAATTGCAGACAACTGATATGTCTTCTGGAAAGGAAAATCATGACTCTGCTATTCTGCGGAGTAGACTGGAGAGGGTTTTGCGAGAAAAAGAATTTAAGAAATCCAATAGGTCTTTCAATGCAAACGAGGAAGGGAATGATTTTAAAGGGGATAATGGCACTGTTGAGGAAGGCCAAAACTTAATTAATGAGGACTGGATCAATGTTGAACAGTTATTTGAAGGAATCATAGAGGCAACAGTTCTGAATGATTATAAGCAGAATGTGCAAAAGGGCAAGCCTCCAAAACAACGTTTGTTGGTGGTTGCAAACAGGCTACCTGTAGGTGCAAGGAGGAAGGGGGAAGACTCATGGAAAGTAGAAGTAAATGTAGGGGGACTAGTCAGTGCACTCATGG GCATTGATGAATTTGAAGTTAGATGGATTGGATGGGTTGGTGTGAATGTTCCTGATGAGACTGGACAAAAATCACTTACTCGTGCTCTAGCAGAGAAG AGATGCATACCAGTTTTTCTTGATGAAGAGATTGTTCATCAATATTACAATGGCTACTGTAACAACATCTTGTGGACACTTTTTCATTATCTTGGCCTTCCACAGGAAGATCGTCTTGCCACAACCCGTAGTTTCCAGTCCCAGTTTGATGCATATAAGAGAGCCAACAAAATATTTGCAGATGTGGTCAATGAACATTATAAGGACGGCGATATTGTCTGGTGCCATGATTACCATCTCATGTTTCTTCCCCAATACCTTAAGGAGAATAACAGCAAGATGAAAGTTGGTTGGTTTCTCCACACACCTTTTCCTTCTTCAGAAATTCACAAGACACTGCCATCTCGGTCAGAGTTACTGAAATCAGTTCTAGCTGCTGATTTAGTCgg CTTTCACACTTATGACTATGCGAGGCACTTTGTAAGTGCTTGTACTCGGATTCTTGGGCTTGAAGGCACACCTGATGGAGTTGAGGATCAAGGGAAGATTACTCGTGTGGCTGCG TTTCCCATTGGGATAGATCCTGATCGATTCATAAAAGCTCTTGAACTCCCCCAAGTGAAGGATGAAATTCAACGACTAAAAGAGAAATTCTCTAATCGCAAG GTTATGCTGGGAGTTGATCGTCTTGATACAATGAAAGGCATTCCTCAGAAGATTTTGGCATTTGAAAAGTTTCTGGAAGAAAATCCAAATTGGCATGATCGAGTAGTTTTGATACAAATTGCTGTTCCAACAAGGACAGATGTTCCTGAGT ATCAAAAGCTCACATGCCAAGTTCATGAAATTGTTGGACACGTTAATGGAAAATATGGAACTCTTACAGCTGTTCCGCTTCATCACTTG GATCAAACTCTCGACTTTCACAAATTATGTGCACTCTATGCTGTAACTG ATGTTGCACTTGTTACATCCCTGAGAGATGGAATGAATCTTGTCAGCTATGAGTATGTAGCCTGCCAAGCATCCAAAAAAGGTGTTTTAATCCTTAGCGAG TTTGCAGGTGCAGCACAGTCTCTTGGTGCTGGAGCGATATTGGTAAACCCATGGAACATTACTGAAGTTGCTGCTTCAATTAGCTATGCTTTAAATATGCCAGATGATGAAAGGGAGAAACGGCACGACCACAACTTCATGCATGTGACCACTCATACATCCCAACAATGGGCTGAAAACTTTTTGAG TGAACTAGAAGATACTGTTGCTGAAGCTCAGCGGAGAACAAAACAAATTCCACCACCTCTTCCAAGTAAAGATGTAGTCGAAAGTTTTTCACAAACGAATAATCGGTTACTGATACTG GGTTTCTATGCAACACTAACTGAACAACTAGATGCTCATGGTATAAGGATTGACCAGTTCAAAGAAATGCAGCTTCAACTGCACCCAGATCTAAAAGACCCATTGAAGAAGCTTTGTGATGATCCGAGGACTACAGTTGTGGTTCTTAGTGGGAGTGATAGGAGCGTCTTGGACGAG AACTTTGGCGAATTCAATATGTGGTTGGCAGCAGAGCATGGCATGTTTTTACGTTCTACGCAGGGAGAATGGATGACAACGATGCCAGAATGTTTGCAAATGGACTGGGTTGACAGTGTTAAG CATGTGTTCGAGTATTTTACTGAGAGGACCCCCCGTTCCTATTTTGAGCTTCGTGAGACTTCACTTGTTTGGAATTACAAGTACACAG ATATTGAGTTTGGGAAGCTTCAATCAAAGGATATGTTGCAGCATTTGTGGACTGGTCCAATCTCCAATGCTTCTGTTGAAGTTGTTCAAGGTGGCCGTTCTGTTGAGGTCCGAGCAGCTGGTGTGACTAAG GGTGCATCAATTGATCGTATATTAGGAGAGATACTACATCGCAATGATGCTAATTCTCCCATCGACCATGTTTTGTGTATCGGCCACTTTTTGCCAAAG GATGAAGATATCTATACCTTTTTTGAGCCAGAGCTTTCTGCTCTACCTGCAAGTACAGCAAGAATCAGTTCAGCGAGTCCCGTCAGCGGAGTTGCTTCAAACCATCCTGCGCATAAAATTCATCATCCTTTTCCATCCCCCGTGAAGAACATAAGCAGCAACATGAACGGAAATGATACGGGAATGCGAGGGCCAACGGCATCTGTTCTGGATCTTAATAGCGAGAATTATATCTCATGTACGGTTGGACGAAAGCGCTCAAATGCCCGGTATCTTCTTAATTCTTCAGCAGATGTCGTCTCTCTACTAGAGGAACTTGCAGAGTCACTAAATAGCTAG